The Arachis ipaensis cultivar K30076 chromosome B07, Araip1.1, whole genome shotgun sequence genomic interval CACACTGGGATGTTGTCCTAATTCGCCCAAAAAATTGGTCCCTCAAAtatgcaagaacccataaattccTCAACTCAAAGGTTTGGTCGACCCAAGAGTTGCTTGATAAGTTATACCTCGCCACCATGTCTCCCTACATGACCTGAAACTCTTCAACACTCACATTAGCATAAATCAATTTCTTGAAGTCATTTAAAAATCCATTGTTCTTAACCTTCTCGCATGCATTCCTATGTAAGTGCCATGCACATAGTCGATGTGTTGCATAAGGAAAGACCTGTTTAATGGCTTCTCTCATTGAAAGATCTCTGTCGGTGACAACTGCCATAGGGTGTTTATTCCCTATTGCTTCCAAAAATGTTTCCAAGAGCCACTTGTATGAACCAATATCCTCATTAACAAGAAGACCACATCCAAATATGACGGTCTGCCCATGATGATTGCTACTAGAAAATATCATAAGTGGTTTATTGTAGACGTTCCTATTGTAAGTCGAATCAAATGTCAAGACATCCCCAAAGCACTCATAATCAATACGGCTAGTCCCATCAGCCCAAAACAAATTTTCCAATCGATTCTCATTACTTAATGTGTACTTGCCAAAGAAATAAGAATCATTCCCAGCTTTACCTCTCAGGTAGCTTATTGCAGCATTTGCATCGCCACCCTtcacctttttcttcctatgTTGAGTAATGAGGTTGTACATATCTTTTTGGTTGAATGACAAGTTTGCATATCCACCTTTTTGAGCAGCCAAGTATCACAAGATGTGACAGGTCCTGATGCCTATGTCGTGCAAATTCTTTGCCTGAGCTATATCCAAGACACTGAATGTGCGATACTCAGGCATCATGCTAACGACGAGTGGATCAACTAATCCATGAGAGTGCTCTTCGTAGAACGAAACAACCTTCCatttatgaatttttctatcTAGTCTTGCACGAATTCTCGCCCGGCAACAACTTCGAGTTAGGGGTCGGTGGTCCCTGATTCTTTCGTCCTTTTCAACCTCTTCCTTTCTTGAGCCCGCCCGATTGCAAACAATTTGGCGCATAATTATGCAACCATTGCTATCGTGTCTGACTTCATCCAACCTCACAACAAAATCGTGCATCATTGCATAAGTATTGTAGAATTGATAAACAGCTTCCTCATCTGTAAACTGAAGTTGCATGATATCTTCTCGTGACAGCTCTGCTATTCTCTTATCTTGAGGTCTAT includes:
- the LOC107607145 gene encoding protein FAR1-RELATED SEQUENCE 5-like, producing MYNLITQHRKKKVKGGDANAAISYLRGKAGNDSYFFGKYTLSNENRLENLFWADGTSRIDYECFGDVLTFDSTYNRNVYNKPLMIFSSSNHHGQTVIFGCGLLVNEDIGSYKWLLETFLEAIGNKHPMAVVTDRDLSMREAIKQVFPYATHRLCAWHLHRNACEKVKNNGFLNDFKKLIYANVSVEEFQVM
- the LOC110265040 gene encoding protein FAR1-RELATED SEQUENCE 11-like translates to MRAAIMVYVDFWEMESSDSDFFGTDSDEEFPRGDDLDFLDDDTEADEDRPQDKRIAELSREDIMQLQFTDEEAVYQFYNTYAMMHDFVVRLDEVRHDSNGCIIMRQIVCNRAGSRKEEVEKDERIRDHRPLTRSCCRARIRARLDRKIHKWKVVSFYEEHSHGLVDPLVVSMMPEYRTFSVLDIAQAKNLHDIGIRTCHIL